One segment of Deinococcus sp. Leaf326 DNA contains the following:
- a CDS encoding class I SAM-dependent rRNA methyltransferase: protein MKKSLSVTLNPGAVRRIAGRYPFGHTGDVASADAGIAPGEVVDVRDPGGPLVGRGYFNPEGATPLRMLTWDKRDIDLAFYRERVRAALKRREGRITGTDAVRAVYAEADGLPGVVADQFAGVLGVQFRNAGAERHRDLIVRALREETGATSAYERSDTGERRREGLDLRSGPLWGDVPERVEFHEDDLALHFSPMDAQKTGFFLDQRDNRRLMRSLVQPGEGFLDVYSYTGGFSLHAARAGAKSTAIDKDQIALGVLEREARQNGVSVGLRWGDALEQLARLETEKKTFGAIVLDPPTLAKRKDDVPRAKRIFTEGAERALRMLTPGGHLLISTCAHYIRVDDLLDAARVAAGAAETGAEVVAVTYQPADHPHLLSVPESLYLKSILLRKE, encoded by the coding sequence ATGAAGAAGTCCCTGTCGGTCACCCTCAATCCGGGCGCGGTGCGGCGCATTGCCGGGCGCTACCCTTTCGGCCATACGGGCGACGTCGCCTCGGCCGACGCGGGCATCGCCCCGGGCGAGGTCGTGGACGTGCGCGATCCCGGCGGCCCCCTGGTGGGGCGTGGGTACTTCAACCCCGAGGGCGCCACGCCGCTGCGGATGCTGACCTGGGACAAGCGTGACATTGACCTCGCCTTCTACCGCGAGCGGGTACGCGCGGCCCTGAAACGCCGGGAGGGCCGCATTACCGGCACCGACGCCGTGCGGGCCGTGTACGCCGAGGCCGACGGCCTGCCGGGTGTGGTGGCAGACCAGTTTGCCGGCGTCCTGGGTGTGCAGTTCCGCAACGCGGGCGCCGAGCGGCACCGCGACCTGATCGTGCGGGCGCTGCGCGAGGAGACGGGAGCGACCAGCGCCTACGAGCGCAGCGACACGGGCGAACGCCGTCGCGAAGGCCTGGACCTGCGCTCGGGCCCGCTGTGGGGAGACGTGCCCGAGCGGGTCGAGTTCCACGAGGACGATCTCGCCCTGCACTTTTCGCCGATGGACGCGCAGAAGACCGGCTTTTTCCTCGACCAGCGCGACAACCGCCGCCTGATGCGCTCGCTCGTGCAGCCCGGCGAGGGCTTTCTGGACGTGTACAGCTACACCGGGGGCTTTTCGCTGCATGCGGCGCGCGCCGGAGCGAAGAGCACCGCCATCGACAAGGACCAGATCGCCCTGGGGGTGCTGGAGCGCGAGGCGCGGCAAAACGGCGTGTCGGTGGGCCTGCGCTGGGGAGACGCGCTGGAACAGCTCGCCCGGCTGGAAACCGAGAAGAAGACCTTCGGGGCCATCGTCCTCGACCCGCCCACCCTCGCCAAGCGCAAGGACGACGTGCCGCGTGCCAAGCGGATCTTCACCGAGGGGGCCGAGCGCGCCCTGCGGATGCTGACGCCGGGCGGCCACCTCCTGATCAGCACCTGCGCGCACTACATCCGGGTGGACGACCTTCTCGACGCCGCGCGCGTGGCGGCAGGCGCTGCCGAGACCGGGGCCGAGGTGGTCGCCGTGACCTACCAGCCCGCCGACCACCCCCACCTCCTGAGCGT